Below is a window of Meiothermus cerbereus DSM 11376 DNA.
CTAGGCGCTGGGGAACCCATGACCCACGAGATGCTTGAATTCATCCGCTGTCTGAACGCGCAAGGTGCCCACTCGATGATTATTGGTGGCTACGCCCTGGCTTTCCTGGGTGTACCCCGCTACACCAAAGACCTGGATCTCTGGGTAAACCAGCGCGAAGCACCTTTGCTTCTAAAGGCCATCAAAGACTTTTTTGCGGGCGACGACCTGGGACTCTCACTTGAAGATTTGAGCACCCCTGGGGTGGTACAACTCGGCTACGAACCCAACCGGATCGATCTGGTGCTGATGAGCGGGCCGGATTTTGATCAGGCCTATGCCCGCAGT
It encodes the following:
- a CDS encoding nucleotidyltransferase, with the translated sequence MTHEMLEFIRCLNAQGAHSMIIGGYALAFLGVPRYTKDLDLWVNQREAPLLLKAIKDFFAGDDLGLSLEDLSTPGVVQLGYEPNRIDLVLMSGPDFDQAYARSQAYQVEGTTLRVVSREDFIALKKAFGRSIDLRDIEEL